A region from the Desulfitobacterium dehalogenans ATCC 51507 genome encodes:
- the dnaN gene encoding DNA polymerase III subunit beta, whose product MKIYCSKDSLITGVNTVQKAVSNKNTLPVLQGIMIKAEGQSLIFEATDLEIGIRCVVPAQVEKEGVIVLPSRLFSDLVRKLPDALIELELQDDVINIHYNESDLSLRGYDPEEFPLLPDLFDAETFNLPVSIFKTMIKQTIFACSTEESRPVFTGCLLQIEDSNLRLIATDTHRLAYRIAEISNPEYIKFQGIIPAKTLGEIYRLLKDEDEHLSIRFNQAQIVFQFGSVHLLSRLIEGQFPNYKQVIPQSCQTKILLSAKLFQDSVERASLLARDGSHTSIIKLSVDTERLSIDQTSELGKISEQMEVKKEGNDVKIAFNSKFLLDVLKIIDSDEIVFELSGSYSPGIIRPVDDPNYLYLALPVRTS is encoded by the coding sequence ATGAAAATTTATTGTTCCAAGGATTCCCTTATCACGGGGGTAAATACTGTCCAAAAAGCAGTATCGAATAAAAACACCTTGCCTGTTCTCCAAGGAATTATGATTAAGGCCGAAGGACAATCTTTGATTTTTGAAGCGACGGATTTAGAAATAGGAATCCGCTGTGTGGTCCCAGCCCAAGTGGAAAAAGAAGGAGTTATCGTTCTCCCTTCCCGACTTTTTTCTGATCTGGTACGTAAACTTCCGGACGCTTTAATTGAGTTGGAATTGCAGGATGATGTGATCAATATTCATTATAATGAATCGGATTTATCTCTCAGAGGATATGACCCGGAGGAATTTCCTTTATTACCGGACCTCTTTGATGCAGAAACCTTTAACTTACCTGTGTCCATCTTTAAAACGATGATTAAGCAGACTATTTTTGCTTGTTCTACAGAAGAAAGCCGCCCAGTGTTTACAGGCTGTCTTCTCCAGATTGAAGATTCTAATTTACGTCTGATCGCCACAGATACTCATCGCTTAGCCTATCGGATCGCTGAAATTTCTAATCCTGAATATATAAAATTCCAAGGCATTATTCCTGCCAAGACTTTAGGGGAAATTTACCGCCTGCTTAAAGATGAAGACGAACATTTATCCATCCGCTTTAATCAAGCTCAAATCGTTTTTCAGTTTGGATCCGTTCATCTTCTCTCCCGTTTAATTGAAGGACAATTCCCCAATTATAAACAAGTTATCCCCCAATCCTGTCAAACAAAGATTTTATTATCAGCAAAACTCTTCCAAGACTCTGTGGAAAGAGCTTCTTTATTAGCCCGGGATGGGAGCCATACCAGTATCATCAAACTCTCAGTTGATACAGAACGATTATCCATTGATCAAACCTCGGAATTAGGTAAGATTTCTGAGCAGATGGAAGTTAAAAAAGAGGGTAATGATGTCAAAATTGCTTTTAACTCCAAATTTTTATTGGATGTTCTTAAGATTATTGATTCCGATGAGATCGTTTTTGAATTATCGGGTTCTTATAGCCCGGGAATTATTCGTCCAGTAGATGATCCCAATTATCTCTATCTTGCTTTACCTGTACGCACATCTTAA
- the rpmH gene encoding 50S ribosomal protein L34, with protein MKRTWQPKNRRHKRVHGFLKRMSDATGRNVLKRRRLKGRKKLSA; from the coding sequence ATGAAACGGACTTGGCAACCGAAGAATCGTCGTCATAAAAGAGTACATGGATTTTTAAAGAGAATGAGCGATGCAACAGGAAGAAACGTGCTTAAACGCCGTCGTTTAAAAGGGCGGAAGAAATTATCAGCTTAA
- the dnaA gene encoding chromosomal replication initiator protein DnaA, with protein MPPRSLQVLWQETLSKLENELSKPSFETWLSSTYLLDIEGDTLIVSVPNEFAKDWLESRYAPIIRSTVQSILGQSMNLRFVVTSMHESFRQGDNQAETPSDTKTESPDSPDNKTLNSKYTFDTFVIGNSNRFAHAAALAVAESPALAYNPLFIYGGVGLGKTHLMHAIGNAVIQRSPSTRVLYVSSEKFTNELIESIRDQNPIEFRNHYRNVDILLIDDIQFLAGKEGTQEEFFHTFNALHDANKQIIISSDRPPKEIPTLEDRLRSRFEWGLITDIQPPDLETRIAILRKKAKLENLQVANEVMVYIADKIHSNIRELEGALIRVMAFGSLTSNPITVETAAEALKDIIPVNTPKEITIEMIQQAVADFYHLSLGEFKAKKRTRAVAFPRQIAMYLSRELTDNSLPRIGDEFGGRDHTTVLHAHEKISEGRRNDPLLDRKINEIIQIIQSL; from the coding sequence ATGCCACCCCGTTCTCTACAAGTACTTTGGCAAGAAACTCTATCAAAACTGGAAAATGAACTTTCCAAACCAAGTTTTGAAACCTGGCTCAGTTCCACATACCTCCTCGATATCGAAGGAGACACTCTGATCGTCAGTGTGCCTAATGAATTCGCTAAGGATTGGTTGGAAAGCCGCTATGCCCCCATCATTCGCTCTACTGTTCAATCCATCCTTGGGCAATCCATGAATTTGCGTTTTGTTGTCACCTCAATGCACGAATCTTTTCGCCAAGGGGACAATCAAGCTGAAACTCCTTCTGATACCAAGACAGAATCCCCTGACTCCCCTGACAATAAAACTTTAAATTCAAAATATACCTTTGATACCTTTGTCATTGGCAACAGCAACCGCTTTGCCCATGCGGCTGCTCTGGCGGTGGCTGAATCTCCTGCTCTTGCTTATAATCCATTATTTATCTATGGAGGAGTCGGACTGGGCAAAACTCACCTTATGCACGCTATCGGCAATGCAGTCATTCAGCGTTCTCCCAGTACCAGGGTACTTTATGTATCCAGTGAAAAGTTTACCAATGAGCTCATTGAGTCCATCCGTGATCAAAATCCTATCGAATTCCGCAATCATTATCGCAATGTAGATATTTTGCTGATTGACGATATTCAATTTCTTGCCGGTAAGGAAGGTACCCAAGAGGAGTTTTTCCATACCTTTAACGCACTTCATGACGCCAATAAACAAATTATTATTTCCTCCGACCGTCCCCCTAAAGAAATTCCCACCCTTGAAGATCGTTTGCGTTCCCGCTTCGAGTGGGGATTGATAACGGATATTCAACCACCGGATCTGGAGACAAGAATCGCCATCCTGAGAAAAAAAGCAAAGCTGGAAAACCTGCAGGTCGCCAATGAAGTCATGGTCTATATTGCAGATAAAATTCACTCCAACATCAGGGAACTTGAAGGAGCCTTAATTAGGGTCATGGCCTTTGGATCTTTAACTTCCAATCCCATAACCGTTGAGACAGCAGCCGAGGCCCTTAAGGATATCATACCTGTCAACACGCCTAAGGAAATAACCATTGAAATGATTCAGCAGGCAGTAGCAGATTTTTATCATCTGTCTTTAGGTGAGTTTAAGGCCAAAAAAAGAACACGGGCTGTTGCTTTTCCACGCCAAATCGCCATGTATTTATCCAGAGAGCTTACCGATAATTCTTTGCCCAGAATTGGTGATGAGTTTGGAGGAAGAGATCATACCACCGTCCTCCATGCCCATGAAAAAATCTCCGAGGGACGCCGTAATGATCCTTTACTGGATAGAAAAATTAATGAAATCATTCAAATTATCCAATCCCTATAA